In the Limanda limanda chromosome 15, fLimLim1.1, whole genome shotgun sequence genome, AGGATGATTTTGCATGGAAGCTTCACTATAACTTTGAATAGACGACACCGAGTGATATAACGTTGAACCTTTTAAATGCAAGTTGCATCAATGTGAGTGCCAGCCCTTGGTTGTGTCAATGCGGATCTCAGGCTGTGCCCTATCTGTGCGCTATAATTAGACATCTTGCTTTATTATTCCTGTATGGTCCATTCGGTAAATCAACTGTAGAAACTACCGTCTTGTCACTGTGCTGACTGTCATGTTTATTCTAAGTATATAATGAGGGATATTTGCGGTTTAATAAAGTGGATCTGGTGCGTCATTCTCCTCTGCGTAAAAAACGGCCAAGTGCGCATTTTTGAAAGTCATTTTATTCTTCACAACACAagctgcgtgtgtttgtgaggggGAGTGCGTGGGTTTCAGGTAGACCTGGGGTGTTTTAACCTTGCTGAAGGACAGCTGTATTTACTGACGTATGTAAATGAGTGTATAGGGGAGGTCCTTGGGCGGAAAACCCACACTGAATCAGTTTCACATTGCAGCTCCGGAGTTCCTGCGTGGAAGGGAAAAGCGAGACGTGGCGAACTCGGGTGAATATCTGCAGCCTGCGTGTAGTAATCTGTGAATCCTTCAGCTGTAGTCCTCGGGAAGTgttgtccttttcttttcccacccctcctctcttctggtcGGGGGCTAAATGGGGGATCACGCATTCGCCCTGCAGCCGCCCGGTCCCTCTAACATCATATCCCTGTCGGACTGGTCCCAGTTCCTCAGATGCTACGGCagcagtcccagtcccagtaaTAACTCCTCGTCTCTGTTTCCGCCCGTTTCAGCTCCGCACACCATGCAGGATGATTTACTGATGGACACAAACAGAGCCCAGTCTCACCATCAGCAAGACCCGACGCGAGCagaccctcctccctccacctccaccccgACCCCGGCATCGGAGCCCACTTCTTCCTCCTCGGAGTCGGAGAGCCCGTCCACCGGGTGCCACCGAGCGGCTTCTTCAGCGCTGACTCCCAGCAGCAGGGACGCTCCGGGGCCGATGGAGTCGCCGATCCTGCCCGGGTTGAGCTTCCACCAGCAGCCGCTGCAGGAGACCGGCGGGCCCCTCTCCTCCCCGTCCTCCTCGTTCGGGAGCACCTGGTCCACGGGAACCAGCAACGCCGCGGACGACAGCTTCTTCCAGGGAGTACCGTCGGTGAACGGCACGATGCTGTTCCAGAACTTCCCGCACCATGTCAACCCGGTGTACGGGGGCAACTTCTCCCCGCAGATCGGCCTGGCTCCGcagtcccagcagcagcagcatcagcagccagCTCCGCAGCCGCAGCAGCCCCAGCAGAGGAGGTCTCCTGTCAGCCCCAGCCAGGGCCCTTTCCCCCAGAGGAACGCTTATCAGACGGTCATGAATAACGGCAAGGGGTCGTCTTCTCCTGCCTCGTCGTCCGCTTGGAATAATCACCAGAACGCCGCTTGGAGCACGGCCTCCAACCCGTGGAGCGGGCTGCAGGCGGGCAGGGACCCGCGCAGAGCGGTGGGCGTCGGGGGGCCATCACCCATGAACCCCATCTCCCCCATGAAAAAGTCCTACACCAGCAACATTATAGCACCCCCCAAATTCCCAAGACCCGGTCCCCTCACCCCCAAGCCCTGGATGGAGGACAGCGCCTTCAGGActgacaacagcaacaacatacTGCCTTTCCAGGTAAATCCATGTATCCCAGTATAGGAGCAGGCCAGGGCCTTGCTCTGGTCCCTCAGCCGGTGTTTAATCTGCTGACCACTGGGACATGTTGTCCGTCTGTCACCGGTGGTCTTCTTACATAGGACGATGGtgtcatatataaatgtattctgTATAAATTAAGATAAACCACACTGAAAGATAAACCATCAGTGTTTGAGATAAATCTATAACACCTAAGGTCACCCTGAGCTCGTCAGTACGTGGATTCATTATGGATCTATGAgattttgtattatatattatattacttttatattcagTGAGCATTTCATCGTTGTTGACACAGTGtcagccttttttttattttcacagttgGGTTTTTCCACATTCATTCTGCCACAGGACGCAGTCAGTTTAAAAGCTGATCGAGGTGATTCAGCATTTAAAAACCCACTCTATTTGAATATTCTATCCACACAAGGCTGGGACTTATATGGCTGAGATGAATCGACAAATGACCCTTGGGCTTTGCCGGGAGCTGTCAACATCTTCATATGACGTGTGTGGTGACAGAGTGTGTTGTGGAGGTCAATCGGGCTGCAAGGGATGACACAGCGAGTCTCTGCTTGTGTTAACCTGTGATCGTGGCTGTATATAAcgcatccaaacacacacacacacacacacagacagacacacacacttcgtcAGTGGTAGAAAGTGTCGCCGTGCACGATTTTATTGCACGAAATAGTTAAGTTTCCTCCGCCTGTTCACTCTCCGTGGGATTTAAAGGGCACATGACGCATTCAGGTGCTCCTCGTAACTCTTCATGTCAAGACTGAGAGGGAGCTGCAGGAAGAAAGTGCTGCACCTCTAAAAGGAGGAACCATTATATATTAGTCATCAGGCTTCTAAGTCTGCAGGCTATAGAGTACATGGTAATTAAGATTGAGTATTGGATGTCACATTTAGGCTCATTATCAAatcagaaatgtagaaatggtCTTATAATAACAACACTAGTAATCATTAcagtaataacaataaataatgattaTATTTATGGTAATTATGCGTTATAACGCGGTGCTGTCGCTCGCTTCGGTGTATATCCGGAGGGAGATGtagataattatttttttaagtcgCTTTTTAACATGCGTTTGCGATATCTGACAGACTGCGAAAGCAACATCTGCTGTCACATTTGATTGGCTTGGTACGCGGAAGTGGGCGGTGCAACAGTCCGGGAAGGAGCGCAAGTGCATCCCGGTAGGTGAAGGGAAGGTGTAACACACATTTCAGAGAGaataaacatacatatatatatatatatatatattatacttttaCAGTGATTTTCTACAATGATATAAACATTATACAAGTGCTGACAACGATAGATGTTTGTTTCCCTGCTGTTAGGAagcatttacacatttattcagGGTCAAAACATGCGAATAGGTCGTGAATTTACTTATCTCATTTCATATTATGAAGGAAAACAGTGTAACACCCTGTACAGGAAAATATTTGTCTTTTAGGTTCATATTACATCGTCCGTCAACATTTGAGCATCATAACTATGAGGAAAGGGCCTTGATTAAATACAGCCACTTTCTGTaggtcaaataaaatgtgtagtCTGATATTTACCTGGTACTTACATGTATGTATGCGCTTAAGTTCAACATAACAGATCTGTCGTCACCAGCATTATAATGTTTCCCTGACTGACACGTCTGACTACAGAGTACGCTGACATGAACAGTTATTTACTACAATTATTACTGTATGATTTTTCACATGACTAGTTGTGTGTTTCCCCTTATGTCCAACTATGCGGCCTGATACATAAGCTAGCTGACTGCAACCCCTGAAGTCACTGCTTACTTAAAAAGGAGGACTTGTTCCCGCGATCAAAGGCGAGCACTCGGGAGACCGAGCACAAGCCAGAAAGTTAACCTGTTACTGCAGAGAGGACTGCATGTGCCGAGGAAGCACGGCCTGGTGCAGAGTGAAATTCCAAGCGGCATGAAATGTATAGCCTTTTGTGGAGataatgattgtgtgtgtgtgtgtgtgtgggggggctttATTACTCAGTTTCCTCTGTCGAGAGCCTCGGTGTATCCGTGTTTTCTTGACTTGGCCAGCTTACAGCCCCAGTTATCACCAGGAGAAAAGGTCAAGGGGCCACATGTGTGTCGAGCGAGGTCTGTTTACTGACATGGAACTCTGGGAAAGAGCAGTTTTTTTCTCATGCAGGAATATGGGGAAAACTGGGGGTAAAGATACGGGCTGCAGCTGAGGATTATTCCCACAATTGTAATCATCTGCACAATTCCTATTCAACTGACCTTTGGGCTGAAAGATCAGAAAAAACATGGCGTCCTCAGCTCTATAGCTTTGTCTAAATAATTCCAAATATAGTTTACAAGGTGCAAAACGTTGGCATTTTTCCCACTATTGCTTGGACTTAAATTGactatcaaatatgtttttttctgtaagTGGACTAATCAATTAATTGCTTCAGCTCCACGCGAAATGTTTGAAGTGTTGAACCCATCTCAGATTAACCCCATTAACCtcattaatttaataatgtagCTAGGGTGGTTTTCTTAGACTTGTAGACCCCCTCCAGAGCCACAGAAGACATTATACAATGATTAGCAGAGTGACCCCAACCTTTATGTGGAAATTGAAGTGGTGCACTAAGATCAGCCAGATATGCCTTTAGAAATACATCGTACTTGTAATACATTCCTACTTTTTCAGCTAATGAGTAATTATTAAACAgagagtgtgtttttttaaaaagagtgtTAAACCGGCTCCAGCTCACACATAGCTGCCTAACAGTTCCACCCATAATTGGTGAAGGGTTATCACCAGGATGCAAGGTCATGGTGCCACATGTCAACCGGCCTGTTTACTGAAGTGAAACTCAGAGGCAAATTGCTGATCTGAGCAGCAGGcagggtacacacacacacacacacacacacacacacacacacacacacacacacaaacaggtccCGCGGTGTCATGTGGACAGCTGGTGACAGGTGTAGTTGTTGTCATTCTGCAGATCTCCCTCAGTATTCCTCTGATGCCGCAGAAGAAACGCAGGCTGAAATGTAATGTGCCGCGTGCTCCGATATGTGCTCGTACTCGcctgctgctggctgctgctcAAAGGCCAGGGAATGTGCGGAATGCAACTTAACATGTCAGTGTGAGTCTTAAGACGCAAAGTCACATGAGCTGCTCAGGAGATGCCCTGATTTGAAACGATGGCGGTGGCGATTATTTCGTGGTCGTCTCTTTCCACAGTCACTTTGTATCGGATGAAGAAGTGAGGGCTGAGTCTGGGCGGACTGACAGGTTGAGTCTCCCAGTCAAATGCTGTCTGATGCTCATGCAAAGCAGCAGGAGTTTCGACAGGTTTCAGGGTGTTACCAGTCGAGTTTGCATTAGGATCGTTTTGTGGTTTAGCttgttttttgctttatttcccACCGACACTGCCTCTCTGATTGCCAAGTTATTTGTCTAATCTGTAGCTTTCTCACAATCCAGATTTAATTTACAACGGCTCTTTAATTTACGTTCGGATTTTTGTCAAAGATTACgatctttgttttttaatcaattgCAAATTGCTAATTTGGGGGATTTTGTACTTTCAGTAAGACGAATAAAGGAATGGGTAAGGGTTTCATTTCTTTGGaagaatatttatattaacTATAGTTCACTAGTTCTAATTTTCTAGACTATACAGCAAATCAATTTATAAAAGACCAAAATAGTCTTATTAAGCAATAATGAAAACTATCATTTGTTGCCTCCCTTCTTGGAACagattcttgaattcttcaggTGCATAACTAAATTGATTCATACCTAAATCCCAAGGTTGTATATCCTGGGCGGCATTTCGCAGATTCAAACAGGATTTGTAGGAACAAAATTTATTTAGAGTCAGTGTAATATGTAGCTTAAATATCATCCTGGATACGACTTGTATCCCTCAGGGTTTTTCTTCCACACCCTTTTCCCACTGGTTGATTGATTGTGTGGCCGTGAAGGTGCACATTTATGTTCAACATAAAAGTAATTCACTACTGCTCGTAATTTTTATGGtttgaaaaggggaaaaaaaaaaaacactgatgaatTCAACAACTTCCTGTGAAACTGGCCGACTCTATCAAGCAGACTTTATTCATTAAAACCAGGTTCTCAGCCATATCTTAAGTGCTCTGTCTGCTTTTTTTATATCAGGGTCTCCCTCATAAACCTGCTCCTATAACTTGATCATGGGTCATGTGGAAAGATGAGCTCCAGTGTAGACGGGACAGGTCAACTTAAACCCGCTTCCCACATGTTGGAATCTGTGATGTGTTAAACAGTGAAGTCTGTTTTGGGAATTTGTTTTATCTCTTTAGATTATTTCCCTGCAGCGATCTCCCCGACCCCCAGCCGTCACTGTGATCATCCACATGTGTcggaagggaggggaggggaggggggggaaactAAAAGCTCAGCGTTTTAAGTGTTCACCGTTTGTACCAAGTGGGCAGATTTTTATCTACGTGGTGCTGTCGGCTCCCAGCGTTGGGGGGGAATAACACTTTTGAATGCTCAGCCGAATGGGCAACAATAGCTGTGGCGTGCAAACAGTGCGGCCCCGGCTCGGCCAGCGGACACAGGACACAGCTGCCAAGGCTGCAGGCTCCAGCCCCAGCTCCGGCTCGGCGTCCTCCCAACACTTTACCTTTGGCACACATGTCATTCTCATAAAGTCAATCATGCCCAGTGGGTGACTTTACACGTCATCAGCAGTGAGCGCTCTCACCTTGAGGTGTGTGGTGCAGCATTATTGACTGTCCAGTCCTGCACTGGTCGATCTGCTTCATGGGATGTGGATATGAGTTCGGAGCGGTTCCGTAAATCACGAGGGGAAAGTACTTATGACAGTGTTACTGCTGCAGCACAGGCAGAAGTTTAATGTCCTGTCACGGCCACAGTACGCAACTTCACATTAACACTTTCAAAACAACTGCATCAGGTGGAACTGAGCTCCTGTCAGAGGCACAAACGGAAACAACGGAAGTGTTTTCATAGCTTCTTTAACAGAGCAtatttctagtcttgatgaccactcaaagttgTATTAAATGCTTTCAAGTTTAGCAGTTTTACCCATTCATCCATTGGGATCAaactgccaaccttctggttagcgGATAACCCgttctacctcctgagccacagcccccCTCTACATAATCTTCATTATTCTTTAATGAAGTAGCtcgatataaataaaaatgtattcaaatttaGATAAAACGTTTGTTCGTGTACGGCTGACCTTTCTTTAGgcatatttatatttagcaCTCTTTATATTACTTACTTATACCTATATTTGCTTACTCTTCATCATAAGGTTTTGGAAAAGTATATTCAATTTTATAATAACTTTGCTGCCATCAACTCGGATATTAACCTGTGAAATACATGGCAGATTTGAAAAAGATTTATTCTActgataaaaaatatttctgttgCTGAACTGCTGCATCTAACTTTTCGTTGTTTCCCTCACCTGCATCCACTGCTGCAATTTCACATGTTCACTAATATTCACATAACTAAACCACAGCGACTTTGACTTTCCACACTGCTAATGTGACACAAAGGGAAACCTTccaaacaaccacaaacaaatacacatgcgccatacacacacacagtgatgtcacGATTCCGTCATCGGTAAAACAAATACTGTTACCAGGTGAGGTGGCACACAGCAGCAAAAGAAGACCTCCCTCTCTACGTCTCATAATTCAAAGTCTTTCGCTATCTTTTCTGGCGATGGCAGTAGAAATATAACGTCCAGAACTAAGTTACACAAAGTTAACCTTCCCGAACGTTACAAGCGATTGTTCCAGGTCAAGCTAAGTGGTGACCTGTGAGTCTCTTCAAGCTACACATCCTGAACACTGATAATTACTAATTACTCAGACTGGGCGTCTAATTTAACAGATGGTGTACTCTACTGTATCACTGTCTGTTGGGAATACGACCGAACCTCGGGAAAACAATGCACCTCTGCAAGGTCGTAATTAGGAATTAAAGGAttagaatgtgtttgtgaaaaacaaatagaaattcAGCTGGAAACATTTTGAGAGTCATCTCAGTTTATTTAGCTGAAGTTTAAGACCTATAACTTAAGAATTAATGAAACGGGGAGTTGCCATTGTGGAGTCATGTGCCATCTTCATGGAGATACAATTAAACTTGTGCAACTTTGTCCTATGCATTTATCTTGTCAAATTTAGTCAAGCCATCAGTCTGAAAAGCTGGGTCATAAGGttcatattatatatttctgtttatGTAATGTAAATAATAGGGAAGGGATTTTTCTGTTTCCCTTGAGACATTTCATTCTTCTACATTTTCGACCACACTCTTCTGGGCCCAAAGTGCAGCAagctcaatgtgtgtgtattaacacACACGTGACGAGGTGACCTTGATGATTCAGAGATGATTTTAAGCTGTTCATCACAGAAGCTCCACAACTGCAAAACAAATGTAGAGGGAACAGCATTACCAGCATTAAACACAAAGATATACACTTTACTATCATAAAAAACTACTAAACAGTAAATAATCCTGCTTGAGCAGCTAAAACTCCCCGCTACCTCCGCTCACTAATATTCTATAAACGTGATAGTAAAAAAGCCTCTGTAAATTATATGAATCCTGACAGATGAGATTCCTGAGGGCTGAATCCAGTCTGTTCCTTAACTGTAGCGTTTTTACATGAAAAGGTTTAAGGAGCCTGGGAAAGAATTTGGGTCTGACTGTGACACATGGGGTTTATATTCTCCTTTAATCTACCTGTAAGGTATAATCTCACATCCTTAATTCATATTAGTCCAAATGAGCTCAGAACGTATCCCAGCCCGTCTTGCCGCTGTGACAGAGGCAGGTTCTGTTTTTACTAGTATTCTGCCCTTGAGCAAGGTAACCAACAAACCAGAATTTCAACAGACAGGCTAAATGTTCAAGCTCATGTaatcttttctttaacattttaacaataaTAGTTTATGTCATGCACAATAATATCAGTCAATGTTCTTGTTCTATTCTACATTATGTACTGtagtatatttattataaatatacattgGTGATGCTGTGTGCATAACTGTGTGTTCACATGCTCCTGGGAAGGTCCCATTTCCCGAGCTGTGAAGTCATTGTTCCGACTTTGGTGGGTTCATGTGCTTAGAAGTcgaatgtgttttgtttgagcgttttaaaacacattatttacatacacacaaaagagcaacagaaaaaaaagatcagGTGTGACAGGTATATAAATCTTTTCAAACCATTTGCAACTGACAAAAGTGTCAAATTTCACAAGTTCATATGAAAAGCTACTATTTAAAGCAGATTTTAAAAATGCTGTTGGTTGGATTGGTTTTAAAGTTTATTGGTCAGCAACTCGTGAACCAAAAGTTTTGCCAGCTGTCTGTGTTGTCCCGACTTCAGATGGCATTCATGTGAATTCTCCCATTCTGAGATTTATTCCAACACATGAATGCGCATTAATGACTGATGGGTGTAGCACAATGTAGCATGTCGCAGCCACAAAAGTACCAACATATTATTCATATAGGTCAGAATCAAACATTTGCCTCAAGGGTCTTCACAATCTCTGCAGCATACCACACCCTCAGCATAGCACCCCTCTTCCCCCGgacaatagaaaataaataatggaacaaacctcaggaagagccaCTGAGGAGGGGTCCCTGTCCAAGTGCGACAGGCAGTAGGTGCTGTGTGTACAGAATGCTGATTGTCCACACGATGTCCTTCCCTgactctaactctaaccctcttcctgtttttctgtgttgcaGGACCGGAATCGGCCCTTTGATGCTTTTAGCTTGCACTCTTTGGAGAATTCCTTAATGGATATGATAAGAACTGACCATGACAAAGGTAAACCACACCCTGCCGGTGGCCCACCAATGACTATCGCTGATATTATATGGAGGAATCATTTTGCAGGTTAGGAATATTCATACGTCCATGCTTacagtattttttgtttttgtttttttttgcttcatgGGCATATCATACtaattttttaatatttttttctctatttgccAATCTACCAATCAATCCAATATGGATCAACATCTGAAATGAGTAATTGACATTATGAGCCCGACCTGCAAAATCTTGGTGTGCgtttgtttgtgcgtctgtgtgtgagagtttgtcCGCAGCATGCACTCGGGGTCTTcttttgccttttctttttcttcgcCTGTTGACTTTCTGTCGGTTTGAAACACTGGATCAAGTGATCGGTGTCACATGACCTGTGCTTATGTTGACTGACCGTATCGTGAACAGAATCATGCGCCGATCAATGTATTTGTGCttcatattgttatttttcctaAGTGACATGATTACCATGGTGCAGAGTTCGTACATCGTAGTGAAGtggagttttattttgtgtgtgatcGTGTGGCTTAGGCCTGCCACGACTGAGTTAAAGCCTGAAGATCAGATCAGTAACAGCAATCTCCTACCAACCTTTTAAGGTCATCCAATGTATGTCAGGCCTTCTAAGCCAATATTTTTTTAGTGGCGGTCACGTGTTCATTGTAAAAACTCCTGTCTCCCAGATGGGGCCCTGTCAGGTCGGGTGTAGGGTTTTCATGCTCCCCCATCCTCCTATCTTAACAATGGAAAGATTTGTGGGAGGGGTATATAACGAGCAAAGCATGTCGCTTTCTCATCCCTAGAGTCTGTTTTCCCAATCTTGGGCTGAGAGAGCATTGTTACAGTCAACTGGCCCAACTTTACTGGAAAGGTGTTGTAATGTCCTGCAGGCTTTCCCTTTGATTGTTTatcaaagccaagcagagacagaggagatacAAGGAAAGGAGCGGGAGTGTGATACATAAACATGGGCGTGCAttcctgcatctctctctctctctctctctgcttgtttACCTCTCTCATCGTCATGCAGACATTGTGGGGCTGCAGTGTAAGCTACTGTGCCAACCACAGAGCAGCTCCACCCTACATGCATACCTACTGACTGTCTGAGAGGAGCCCTGGGCTTCAGCCAGGTCCGGCGTCTGCTGAAGAATCGACAGCAAGCAGCTGAATGTGctatttctttttcattgagcatattttttctttgttgcaCTTGCAGTTTGCTGTCTGAACTAATCTCTATAAAGAAATTCTCCATGTAAATATTCAGAATCACTAGCAAGGGACAAGATTCCTTCCGTGTCCGTCTCTAGTCATGTGTGAGAAGGCTTTGGTTGCCTGCAGGCGAACGGTTCACAAGTGGACGGCTAAAAAAGCAGAACACATTGAACAAAATATATTGGCTATCAGCTTTTGATTGTTGCATCAATATGCAGATTGCTGTTGatagagattagccaaaatgtGGTCTAGACCTAAAACCCCTACCTATCACtgtttgttgctgtgttttgtgtgtagaAGCGTTTGATttgtgtgataaaagaaactcGTCTGTGAATGGAAGACAGTCTTGGCCTGGATATCCATTGTCTAAACCGGAAGCCCTAAAATATTTGCTGTTGCACTTGATTGACGATAGCCAATGGGCTCAGTGACTGTGTCTGACCCAGCACTGACAATATAGCAAAATGGTCCAGATCTTCATGGTTTAGTTAGATTCAGGTTTTGGTCATTTGTTGAGAAATTTCTCTCCTCAACTATTTTCTGTATCCATATGTGTCATTACTACAAATTTGTTAATTTAATAGAGTGAAGCCAATGTGTTGACAAGCAGCAGTTTAGTCAGGTCAAATTATAAAGCCACAGGCTGATCAGCCGACTGAATTCAAATTTATTTAGACCTGATTCAATAATCCTGTGTCCATGTTTTTCCTGTCAGAAGATGGGAGAAGGGGTTTCAGCTTCACCAGTGTAAGTTACAGTTGAATCAAAGAATGTTTACATGGACATTAACATTCTGTTATTAACCTGATTAAGACAATGGACTGATTGAGACACTgtcatgtaaacagcatttccAGAATAACCTGAATAACGTAACACTTAGAATAAGCAATAATTGAATTAAGTACATGTATGGAAGTTGCCAACTGCTATACTTCATAATCAGACTAGGCTCTGTCATAAATATATGAACATAATCAAAATAGTGTCGTAAATTGGAGTATTGCTGTCCATGTAAATCATGCTAGTTTAACTGAAGCTTGAAGCTTTAGTCTTGAATATAACTTATATCAAGAATTACCAAACAAATCAGTTTATGGGGGCTGGCTGCAGATATAGCGACTTGGAGCAGGGTTAGGCGTTGGCTGTCGTCCCTGTCCCCCTAATGCTGCGGCAAGGCTCGGTTTACTTTTTTCCCATCCGAGTTGTGTCTGAAGCCAACAACCCTTTCTGTTAGTTTGGTGTCTGACTTTAAAGCGACTACATCTGACAAACAATAGTCAAAAGTGTTCAACCCAGTAGACCCAGTTTTGCATCCCCATTTGAAAGTGTCCCACCCACATCCATCCCATCACAGACATTTCTCGCATACTTCTCATTGTGACCAGAATAGTTGTTTTTCCTGGAGtcttttatgagtgtgtgtgtgtgtgtgtgtgtgtgtactcatgtTGTTACCTCTTTAAGACTTTTTCCAGCATATACAGTTACCTTTTCAGGACCAGTAGGACTCACAAGGTCCAAAGCTTGGTCATAATGAGGTAAAAGGACATTTCTGAGGTCCTGATTAAGGTTAGGGGTTAGCGGTCACAGGGGAGTTGTGGTCAgattaaggttagggttagggttattaaTAAGGTTGCCATGCGCATGAGAATCGGAGGGTCTTCTCAAGAGTGTGTGAGGtaaccacacccacacacttttTTTCAGTGTGCCCTTGTTTGGACAACAGGCGACTTCCATACTGCTTTTGAGATCCTCTCAAACTTTTTAAGAGCTCTTGACTCCTTGGCGAGGGGCGACAGGGCCGCGGGGATGTCTAAACAATCACCATTACTGCACACACTGGTCTGTGTCAGGTGTCTGAACTGGGTCAGCTGAGCTCACGTGTGGAGAGAGCGAGGCCCCccccacactaacacacacataagaGATTCTCCCCTCGGCCTGGAAAAACGCCACCAGTTCGACAACAGccaccatcactgctgctgcaaagAGTATcgtcacacacgcacgcacccaGACACAAGCATAGAACACGCACAAATTGTTTCTGACACATAAATCAACGGTGACATTCCATGCTAAACACTCTCACCTCACACACTTGTTTCAGGCTGTGACTCATTGTTGACCTTGACAAAGACGACACAACAGATatgaagccacacacacacacacacgcacacacacacgcacacacacacacacacacacagagatgctcAAAAGTGATAATGAGTCCCTTTGACTCCTGCATGTGAATCCCACCCCACCCATCGTGTCTCgttgaaaacacacatgcatatcaGCTGATCTGACTCACATGACCTTACTCATGCGTCAGTTACAATTTCTGAACATGTCTGAA is a window encoding:
- the cpeb3 gene encoding cytoplasmic polyadenylation element-binding protein 3 isoform X5 — translated: MKMHIWLQNTFNDAPHTMQDDLLMDTNRAQSHHQQDPTRADPPPSTSTPTPASEPTSSSSESESPSTGCHRAASSALTPSSRDAPGPMESPILPGLSFHQQPLQETGGPLSSPSSSFGSTWSTGTSNAADDSFFQGVPSVNGTMLFQNFPHHVNPVYGGNFSPQIGLAPQSQQQQHQQPAPQPQQPQQRRSPVSPSQGPFPQRNAYQTVMNNGKGSSSPASSSAWNNHQNAAWSTASNPWSGLQAGRDPRRAVGVGGPSPMNPISPMKKSYTSNIIAPPKFPRPGPLTPKPWMEDSAFRTDNSNNILPFQDRNRPFDAFSLHSLENSLMDMIRTDHDKGKPHPAGGPPMTIADIIWRNHFAGRMGLNFHHPGAEHIMPLNTRSYGRRRGRSCLFPFEDGFLDDGHGDPSLTPGLNSPTRCQNGERMERYSRKVFVGGLPPDIDEDEITNSFRRYGHLVVDWPHKAESKSYFPPKGYAFLLFQEETSVQALIDACIEEDGKLYLCVSSPTIKDKPVQIRPWNLSDSDFVMDGSQPLDPRKTIFVGGVPRPLRAVELAMIMDRLYGGVCYAGIDTDPELKYPKGAGRVAFSNQQSYIAAISARFVQLQHNDIDKRVEVKPYVLDDQMCDECQGARCGGKFAPFFCANVTCLQYYCEYCWASIHSRAGREFHKPLVKEGGDRPRHVSFRWS
- the cpeb3 gene encoding cytoplasmic polyadenylation element-binding protein 3 isoform X6 yields the protein MQDDLLMDTNRAQSHHQQDPTRADPPPSTSTPTPASEPTSSSSESESPSTGCHRAASSALTPSSRDAPGPMESPILPGLSFHQQPLQETGGPLSSPSSSFGSTWSTGTSNAADDSFFQGVPSVNGTMLFQNFPHHVNPVYGGNFSPQIGLAPQSQQQQHQQPAPQPQQPQQRRSPVSPSQGPFPQRNAYQTVMNNGKGSSSPASSSAWNNHQNAAWSTASNPWSGLQAGRDPRRAVGVGGPSPMNPISPMKKSYTSNIIAPPKFPRPGPLTPKPWMEDSAFRTDNSNNILPFQDRNRPFDAFSLHSLENSLMDMIRTDHDKGKPHPAGGPPMTIADIIWRNHFAGRMGLNFHHPGAEHIMPLNTRSYGRRRGRSCLFPFEDGFLDDGHGDPSLTPGLNSPTRCQNGERMERYSRKVFVGGLPPDIDEDEITNSFRRYGHLVVDWPHKAESKSYFPPKGYAFLLFQEETSVQALIDACIEEDGKLYLCVSSPTIKDKPVQIRPWNLSDSDFVMDGSQPLDPRKTIFVGGVPRPLRAVELAMIMDRLYGGVCYAGIDTDPELKYPKGAGRVAFSNQQSYIAAISARFVQLQHNDIDKRVEVKPYVLDDQMCDECQGARCGGKFAPFFCANVTCLQYYCEYCWASIHSRAGREFHKPLVKEGGDRPRHVSFRWS
- the cpeb3 gene encoding cytoplasmic polyadenylation element-binding protein 3 isoform X3, whose product is MGDHAFALQPPGPSNIISLSDWSQFLRCYGSSPSPSNNSSSLFPPVSAPHTMQDDLLMDTNRAQSHHQQDPTRADPPPSTSTPTPASEPTSSSSESESPSTGCHRAASSALTPSSRDAPGPMESPILPGLSFHQQPLQETGGPLSSPSSSFGSTWSTGTSNAADDSFFQGVPSVNGTMLFQNFPHHVNPVYGGNFSPQIGLAPQSQQQQHQQPAPQPQQPQQRRSPVSPSQGPFPQRNAYQTVMNNGKGSSSPASSSAWNNHQNAAWSTASNPWSGLQAGRDPRRAVGVGGPSPMNPISPMKKSYTSNIIAPPKFPRPGPLTPKPWMEDSAFRTDNSNNILPFQDRNRPFDAFSLHSLENSLMDMIRTDHDKGRMGLNFHHPGAEHIMPLNTRSYGRRRGRSCLFPFEDGFLDDGHGDPSLTPGLNSPTRCQNGERMERYSRKVFVGGLPPDIDEDEITNSFRRYGHLVVDWPHKAESKSYFPPKGYAFLLFQEETSVQALIDACIEEDGKLYLCVSSPTIKDKPVQIRPWNLSDSDFVMDGSQPLDPRKTIFVGGVPRPLRAVELAMIMDRLYGGVCYAGIDTDPELKYPKGAGRVAFSNQQSYIAAISARFVQLQHNDIDKRVEVKPYVLDDQMCDECQGARCGGKFAPFFCANVTCLQYYCEYCWASIHSRAGREFHKPLVKEGGDRPRHVSFRWS